The Streptomyces sp. NBC_00576 genome contains the following window.
GCCGCTGACCGTCACGCTCACCATCGTCGACGCGGCGTCCGGCTGCGGGACCCCCAAGGCCGGCGCGGCCGTCTACCTGTGGCACTGCGACCGCGCGGGCGACTACTCCCTCTATACGGAGGGAGTCACCGACGAGAACTACCTCCGGGGCGTCCAGGAGACGGACGACAAGGGCCAGGTCACCTTCACGAGCATCTTCCCGGGCTGCTACACGGGCCGCTGGCCGCACATCCACTTCGAGGTATACGGCAGCCTGGAGGACGCGACCGCGGCCACGTCGATAACGAACACCTCGCAGCTGGCGTTCCCGAAGGACGTCTGCGACACGGTGTACGCGACGGACGGCTACAGCCGGAGCGTGGAGAACCTCGGGGAACTCTCCCTGGACTCCGACATGATCTTCAGCGACGGCTACGACCACCAGCTGGCCGCCATGGAAGGCAGCGCGGACAAGGGCTACACGGCCACCCTCACCGTTCCGGTCTAGACCATTTGGGAAGATCTCCGGCGCGTTACGCGTCACACCTGACCGGTAGGGGTTGCGCCTTATTACCGACGGGTAGCATCATCGTGGAAGGTAGCTACTAGTTGGTATGCGAATTAGGCGCGAGGAGCCAGTGCCTCGCCGATCTCTCTACGGAGCAGTCGCCATGGGGCACTACAAGTCGAATCTCCGCGACATCGAGTTCAACCTCTTCGAGGTCCTCGGGCGCGACAAGCTGTACGGCACGGGTCCGTTCGCGGAGATGGACGCGGACACCGCCAAGAGCATCCTCGAAGAGATGACGCGCCTCGCGGAGAACGAGCTGGCGGAGTCCTTCGTCGACGGCGACCGCACCCCGCCGGTCTTCGACCCCGCGACGAACACCGCGCCCGTACCGGCGTCCTTCAAGAAGAGCTACAAGGCCTTCATGGAGTCGGAGTACTGGCGCCTCGGCCTGCCCGAGGAGATCGGCGGCACCACCTCCCCGCGCTCCCTGATCTGGGCGTACGCGGAGCTGCTGCTCGGCTCGAACCCGGCCGTGTGGATGTACGCCTCCGGCCCGGCGTTCGCCGGCATCCTCTACGACGAGGGCAACGACGTACAGAAGAAGATCGCCCAGATCGCGGTCGACAGGACCTGGGGCTCCACCATGGTCCTCACCGAGCCGGACGCCGGCTCGGACGTGGGCGCCGGCCGTACCAAGGCGGTCCAGCAGGAGGACGGCTCCTGGCACATCGAGGGCGTGAAGCGGTTCATCACCTCCGGTGAGCACGACATGGAGGAGAACATCCTCCACTACGTCCTCGCGCGGCCGGAGGGCCACGGCCCCGGCACCAAGGGCCTGTCCCTCTTCCTCGTACCGAAGTACCTCTTCGACTTCGAGACCGGCGAACTCGGCGAGCGCAACGGCGTGTACGCGACGAACGTCGAGCACAAGATGGGCCTCAAGGCCTCCAACACCTGCGAGATGACCTTCGGCGACCAGCACCCGGCCAAGGGCTGGCTGATCGGCGACAAGCACGACGGCATCCGCCAGATGTTCCGGATCATCGAGTTCGCCCGCATGATGGTCGGCACGAAGGCCATCTCGACGCTGTCGACCGGCTACCTCAACGCCCTGGAGTACGCCAAGGAGCGCGTCCAGGGTCCGGATCTCGCCAACTTCATGGACAAGACGGCGCCCAAGGTCACCATCACGCACCACCCGGACGTCCGCCGCTCGCTGATCACGCAGAAGGCGTACGCCGAGGGCATGCGCGCCCTGGTGCTCTACACGGCCTCCGTCCAGGACGAGATCCAGGTCAAGGAGGCGGCGGGCGAGGACACCGCCTCGCTGGAGGCCCTCAACGACCTCCTGCTCCCGATCGTGAAGGGCTACGGCTCCGAGAAGGGCTACGAGCAGCTCGCCCAGTCGCTCCAGACCTTCGGCGGCTCCGGGTTCCTCCAGGAGTACCCGATCGAGCAGTACATCCGCGACGCCAAGATCGACACCCTGTACGAGGGCACGACCGCGATCCAGGGCCAGGACTTCTTCTTCCGGAAGATCGTCCGCAACCAGGGCGCGGCCCTCAACTCCCTCGCCGAGGACATCAAGAAGTTCCTCGCGCCGGGCACGGGCGGCGAGGACCTGGCGGTGGCGCGCGAGCAGCTCGCCAAGGCTGCCG
Protein-coding sequences here:
- a CDS encoding intradiol ring-cleavage dioxygenase → MSGHGQHDHGDHEDHETHEHDRGLSYDFPVLARRRMIRLLAGASLVPLVGCTADDDPASSSAAASGTPSSDTAASSSASECATIPNETAGPYPADGSNGVNVLKESGVVRGDIRSSFGNSAGGTAEGVPLTVTLTIVDAASGCGTPKAGAAVYLWHCDRAGDYSLYTEGVTDENYLRGVQETDDKGQVTFTSIFPGCYTGRWPHIHFEVYGSLEDATAATSITNTSQLAFPKDVCDTVYATDGYSRSVENLGELSLDSDMIFSDGYDHQLAAMEGSADKGYTATLTVPV
- a CDS encoding acyl-CoA dehydrogenase, which gives rise to MGHYKSNLRDIEFNLFEVLGRDKLYGTGPFAEMDADTAKSILEEMTRLAENELAESFVDGDRTPPVFDPATNTAPVPASFKKSYKAFMESEYWRLGLPEEIGGTTSPRSLIWAYAELLLGSNPAVWMYASGPAFAGILYDEGNDVQKKIAQIAVDRTWGSTMVLTEPDAGSDVGAGRTKAVQQEDGSWHIEGVKRFITSGEHDMEENILHYVLARPEGHGPGTKGLSLFLVPKYLFDFETGELGERNGVYATNVEHKMGLKASNTCEMTFGDQHPAKGWLIGDKHDGIRQMFRIIEFARMMVGTKAISTLSTGYLNALEYAKERVQGPDLANFMDKTAPKVTITHHPDVRRSLITQKAYAEGMRALVLYTASVQDEIQVKEAAGEDTASLEALNDLLLPIVKGYGSEKGYEQLAQSLQTFGGSGFLQEYPIEQYIRDAKIDTLYEGTTAIQGQDFFFRKIVRNQGAALNSLAEDIKKFLAPGTGGEDLAVAREQLAKAAVELEAIVGLMLTDLAATEQDVKNIYKVGLNTTRLLMASGDVVVGYLLLKGAAVAAEKLATASAKDVPFYQGKIAAAKFFAANVLPGVTGARKLAAGVDLDVMELDEAAF